In a single window of the Octopus sinensis linkage group LG1, ASM634580v1, whole genome shotgun sequence genome:
- the LOC118763092 gene encoding uncharacterized protein LOC118763092, translating into MLFIFGLSLVWMPLCQCMSSADLLIVGAAGKDITNEVIDRMQANGLLPNHKTFFQTLASVQSDYGVPFVSENGGIWRINERMLKRIQEACKKALSSTCDLYKEIFHYDISSATINDMDKPLYSGLMIFLYILSLDEPIPENRREQAIYWRKHVNLDGKLGDYLTHSDQILGFENIETPCSGNLVNSSGPPYCKMPNVCSRSAIEKEDIYFPYTDPRIFVKCLDTYKYYIMSCPPDFVWSQTTDACIPQNAGNDNKAYQYSRTTGGSTAIVNSMQLILISFSIYLIELYL; encoded by the exons ATGCTTTTCATTTTTGGCCTCTCTTTGGTGTGGATGCCGCTCTGTCAatgcatgtcttcagcagatTTATTAATTGTTGGCGCTGCTGGGAAAGATATAACCAATGAAGTAATCGACCGAATGCAAGCAAACGGCCTACTTCCAAATCATAAAACCTTTTTCCAAACCCTGGCTTCAGTACAAAGCGATTATGGTGTGCCTTTTGTTTCAGAAAACGGCGGTATTTGGCGG ATTAACGAACGCATGTTGAAAAGGATCCAGGAAGCGTGCAAGAAGGCTTTGTCTTCGACTTGCGAtctatacaaagaaatatttcactATGATATTTCATCCGCCACCATCAACGATATGGATAAACCGTTATATTCTGGCTTGatgatatttctatatatcttatcACTGGATGAACCTATACCAGAGAACCGTAGAGAACAAGCAATATACTGGAGAAAACACGTTAATTTAGATGGTAAATTGGGCGACTATTTAACACACTCTGATCAAATTCTCG gttttgaaaatattgaaacgCCATGTTCCGGAAATTTGGTAAACTCAAGCGGGCCGCCATATTGCAAAATGCCAAATGTTTGCAGTCGAAGTGCTATcgaaaaagaagatatatattttccttacaCAGATCCCAGGATATTTGTGAAATGCTTGGatacttataaatattatatcatgTCTTGCCCACCAGATTTCGTTTGGTCTCAGACTACTGATGCATGCATTCCTCAAAATGCTGGGAATGACAATAAGGCTTACCAATATTCACGCACCACTGGCGGTTCCACAGCTATTGTCAACAGCATGCAATtgattttaatatctttttcaaTATACCTTATTGAATTGTACCTATAA